The following are encoded in a window of Solibacillus sp. FSL R7-0668 genomic DNA:
- a CDS encoding NUDIX hydrolase — protein MGYIMNLRKKIGTDPIIMVGARVLIFNEHDELLMQHRIDNSCWGLAGGSMELGETLEEVALREMYEETGLTAHHLKLFAIFSGKEFYYQYPHGDEVYIVSTAYICTDYSGVLRCDPEEVKDLQFFHLDALPEHISPPDVVVIREYLGKLNEEGG, from the coding sequence GTGGGTTATATCATGAATTTACGTAAAAAAATTGGCACCGACCCGATTATTATGGTTGGTGCCCGTGTATTAATTTTCAATGAACATGACGAGCTATTAATGCAGCACCGAATTGACAATAGCTGTTGGGGTTTAGCAGGCGGCTCAATGGAATTAGGTGAAACGTTAGAAGAAGTTGCCTTACGTGAAATGTATGAGGAAACAGGTCTCACTGCACATCATTTAAAGCTATTTGCTATTTTCTCTGGCAAAGAATTTTACTATCAATATCCACATGGTGACGAAGTGTATATCGTCTCGACAGCCTATATATGTACTGACTATAGTGGTGTCTTGCGCTGTGATCCTGAAGAAGTGAAAGATTTACAATTCTTTCATTTAGATGCGCTGCCGGAGCATATCAGCCCACCAGATGTCGTGGTGATTCGGGAGTATTTAGGGAAGTTGAACGAGGAAGGTGGTTGA
- a CDS encoding sensor histidine kinase: MFKQMPIRLRLTAMMVILLTLCCVGLTVILNLSAGNMATKIDAVATSSTPAQQVDKKGEAMDSFQTTSSEMPLTPSINAQEARTDFQFESMLYMLVVIVVGGTLTYYVSGKVLKPLTTLNRQIQNRTVHNLSESMDIPPTHDEIAELTQSFNEMMDKLNAAFMMQRRFSADAAHELRTPLAVLTTKIDVFKKKNTHSIEQYDELITIFEKQTKRLSELVVTLLEMTNMNDEFEKETIHLKAILQEVVAELSPIADEKEIQLYLEGEDHKVLGNIDLLYRAFYNIVENGIKYNHAGGAVNIQVQSRDHQIMVAIKDTGIGISDEEIKNIFEPFYRVDQSRSRAMGGSGLGLAIVEGIINKHNGKITVTSNEAGGTCTCFQIFLEQA; the protein is encoded by the coding sequence ATGTTTAAACAAATGCCCATACGGCTACGACTTACGGCAATGATGGTCATTTTGCTAACCCTTTGCTGTGTTGGGCTTACGGTCATTCTCAATCTGTCTGCTGGCAATATGGCGACAAAAATTGATGCAGTTGCTACCTCTTCAACGCCGGCTCAACAGGTGGATAAGAAAGGGGAGGCAATGGACAGCTTCCAAACAACATCAAGTGAAATGCCCCTTACTCCGTCGATCAATGCACAAGAAGCAAGAACGGATTTTCAGTTTGAAAGTATGCTGTATATGCTTGTCGTCATTGTTGTCGGTGGCACATTGACTTACTATGTATCGGGCAAGGTACTAAAGCCGCTCACGACGTTGAACCGTCAAATTCAGAATCGAACGGTGCATAATTTATCTGAATCGATGGACATACCACCAACACATGATGAGATTGCGGAACTAACACAATCGTTTAATGAAATGATGGATAAACTAAACGCTGCATTTATGATGCAAAGGCGTTTCTCTGCCGATGCAGCACATGAGCTCCGAACGCCACTCGCGGTTTTAACAACAAAAATCGACGTATTTAAAAAGAAAAATACCCATTCTATCGAACAATATGATGAGCTAATTACTATTTTTGAAAAGCAAACAAAGAGATTATCCGAGCTTGTCGTGACCTTATTAGAAATGACCAATATGAATGATGAATTTGAGAAGGAAACCATTCATTTGAAGGCGATTTTACAAGAGGTGGTGGCTGAACTTTCACCGATTGCGGATGAAAAGGAGATTCAGCTTTATTTGGAAGGCGAGGATCACAAAGTACTAGGAAATATCGATTTACTTTATCGCGCGTTTTATAATATTGTGGAAAATGGGATTAAATATAATCATGCTGGCGGCGCGGTAAACATCCAAGTTCAATCAAGGGATCATCAAATTATGGTGGCAATAAAGGATACGGGCATTGGTATTTCAGATGAGGAAATTAAGAATATTTTTGAGCCGTTTTATCGGGTCGATCAATCACGCTCTCGTGCAATGGGGGGCTCGGGCTTAGGGCTAGCCATTGTGGAGGGGATTATTAACAAGCACAATGGGAAAATTACAGTGACAAGCAATGAAGCTGGTGGGACGTGCACGTGCTTCCAAATTTTTCTTGAGCAAGCATAG
- a CDS encoding response regulator transcription factor, with protein MRILVVEDEIDLQEAITEGLRIEGYAVDTCSNGDDAYELAYVGDYDLILLDINLPKMDGFEVLEKIRAHNNDVKVLILSARGSVLDKVKGLDIGANDYLTKPFAFAELEARIRNLIRRKFVQENNRLACGDISMDLSKRMVFVGKNELNLTKKELALLEYFLLHQEKVVSQEELIEHVWDASADSFSGAIRVHIATLRKKVKALLEYDPIRTKIGEGYYMSKNVGDN; from the coding sequence ATGAGAATACTTGTAGTGGAAGATGAAATCGATTTACAGGAGGCGATTACAGAGGGGCTTCGAATCGAAGGCTATGCAGTCGATACTTGTAGTAATGGCGATGATGCGTATGAGCTGGCCTACGTTGGCGACTATGATTTAATATTATTGGATATCAATCTGCCTAAAATGGACGGCTTTGAGGTGCTAGAAAAAATTCGAGCACATAATAATGACGTAAAAGTGCTCATTCTTAGTGCAAGGGGCAGTGTACTTGATAAAGTCAAAGGATTAGACATCGGGGCGAACGATTATTTAACAAAACCATTTGCCTTTGCGGAATTGGAGGCACGAATCCGAAATTTAATCCGGCGCAAATTTGTACAGGAAAATAACCGTTTAGCTTGCGGGGATATAAGTATGGATTTATCAAAACGAATGGTCTTTGTCGGTAAAAATGAACTAAACCTGACGAAAAAAGAATTGGCATTGCTTGAATATTTCCTGCTTCATCAGGAAAAGGTGGTCAGTCAAGAAGAATTGATTGAGCATGTTTGGGATGCTAGTGCGGATAGCTTTAGTGGCGCGATTCGAGTGCATATCGCAACCTTAAGAAAAAAAGTGAAGGCGCTTTTAGAGTATGATCCAATCCGTACAAAGATTGGAGAGGGCTACTATATGTCGAAAAATGTGGGTGATAACTAA
- a CDS encoding DUF6176 family protein, producing MNVELTRYRVKPGKTAKVQEWLNFLNAHMEDVLVTLEGEKMYVETIFHEILNGEEYLYWYSVHGEGGANVDDSTHWIDIKHLEYWDECIDESFGSVDLTTKVVMIPKKIRASMVD from the coding sequence ATGAATGTGGAATTGACGCGCTATCGTGTAAAGCCTGGTAAAACTGCCAAAGTGCAAGAATGGTTAAATTTTTTGAATGCGCATATGGAAGATGTACTTGTTACACTTGAAGGTGAAAAAATGTATGTGGAAACGATTTTTCATGAAATTTTGAATGGTGAAGAGTATTTATATTGGTATTCCGTTCATGGAGAAGGTGGAGCGAATGTTGATGATTCAACTCATTGGATCGATATAAAGCATCTAGAATACTGGGATGAATGCATTGATGAAAGCTTTGGCTCTGTTGATTTAACTACAAAAGTCGTGATGATTCCAAAAAAAATTCGTGCCAGTATGGTTGATTAA
- a CDS encoding DUF2087 domain-containing protein produces MDIQNISVDVLEKGYELREDCYECLFCSQQYDAHEVFPYEGRFFTAEGMMKKHLEQVHRSPFHALLALDKKVTGLSDVQIDMLQYFFEGKSDQEIVAASNLTSVSTVRQHRFKLREKEKQAKIFIALMQLMKNPEHYAIHKGARQVDERYGIEENEREKVLATYFKNGLDGGIDTIPSKEKKKLILLQHILKRFETDKHYAEKEVNEILKTVHVDFVSLRRHLIEYGFMERSNDGSEYWVKK; encoded by the coding sequence TTGGATATTCAGAATATTTCGGTTGATGTGTTGGAGAAGGGCTATGAACTGCGCGAGGATTGTTATGAATGCTTATTTTGCTCACAGCAATATGATGCACATGAAGTATTTCCATATGAGGGGCGCTTTTTCACAGCGGAGGGCATGATGAAAAAGCATCTAGAACAAGTACATCGTTCACCATTTCATGCGTTGCTGGCGCTTGATAAAAAGGTGACGGGCTTATCCGATGTGCAAATTGATATGCTGCAATACTTTTTTGAAGGAAAGTCGGATCAGGAAATTGTCGCAGCGAGTAATTTGACGAGTGTCTCAACGGTTCGACAGCATCGATTTAAGCTACGTGAAAAGGAAAAGCAAGCCAAAATTTTTATCGCGTTAATGCAGCTCATGAAAAATCCAGAGCACTACGCGATTCATAAAGGGGCGAGACAAGTGGATGAACGTTATGGGATTGAAGAAAATGAACGTGAAAAGGTGTTAGCAACGTATTTCAAAAATGGGTTAGATGGTGGGATTGATACGATTCCAAGTAAGGAAAAGAAAAAGCTGATTCTATTGCAGCATATTTTAAAGCGCTTTGAAACGGACAAACATTATGCTGAAAAAGAAGTAAATGAAATATTAAAAACCGTCCATGTCGATTTTGTCTCATTGCGCCGGCATTTAATTGAGTACGGCTTTATGGAGCGCAGTAATGACGGTTCGGAATATTGGGTGAAGAAATAG
- a CDS encoding GNAT family N-acetyltransferase, with the protein MTTSEQLTIDQLEEAAAFIAALNTNKKFHIGFCDTEIEDILNDLHEDFIVENQVNIFVSRHAGHITGLVGFDIYDGIGEVWGPFSSEQHAENQLQLWHFATAKIDEIRKFIFFINKENTFQQQFMDTIEAKKSSDELYLKLAKATFQPVEAVESKPYSKQDFAQFEAIHSQEFPNTYYSAKTIVVKLHHSANQLVILKENHRVQGYAYFETDDTQQSSHLEFIAIAPDYRGQGLGKQLLNEALTLIFKNEAITQVTLTVNNTNTEANRLYYQTGFQKVDALVSYLLTF; encoded by the coding sequence ATGACCACTTCTGAACAGCTTACAATTGATCAATTAGAAGAAGCGGCAGCCTTTATTGCCGCGCTAAACACTAACAAGAAGTTTCATATTGGATTTTGTGATACGGAAATAGAAGATATTTTAAACGACCTACACGAGGATTTTATCGTAGAAAACCAAGTGAATATCTTTGTTTCGCGTCATGCAGGTCATATTACAGGACTCGTAGGTTTTGATATTTACGACGGAATTGGCGAAGTTTGGGGACCGTTTTCAAGTGAACAGCATGCCGAAAACCAGCTACAGCTTTGGCATTTTGCGACTGCAAAAATTGATGAAATCAGGAAATTTATATTTTTTATTAATAAAGAAAATACATTTCAGCAGCAATTTATGGATACAATTGAGGCAAAAAAATCGAGTGACGAATTGTATTTAAAACTTGCAAAAGCAACTTTTCAGCCTGTTGAAGCGGTTGAAAGCAAGCCCTATTCTAAACAGGATTTCGCACAATTTGAAGCCATTCATTCACAGGAATTCCCGAATACATATTATAGTGCGAAAACAATTGTAGTAAAGCTTCATCACAGCGCGAATCAGCTTGTTATATTGAAGGAAAATCATAGAGTACAAGGCTATGCCTACTTTGAAACCGATGACACGCAACAATCTTCGCATTTAGAATTTATAGCAATTGCACCGGACTACCGCGGGCAAGGTCTTGGCAAACAGCTTTTAAATGAGGCGTTAACACTGATTTTTAAAAATGAAGCCATTACGCAAGTGACATTAACGGTAAATAATACGAACACGGAAGCCAATCGCCTCTATTATCAAACCGGCTTTCAAAAGGTTGATGCGCTTGTGAGTTATCTACTTACATTTTAG
- a CDS encoding alpha/beta fold hydrolase, whose translation MWTIYGDTTSSMAIVAIPALGERKEMFIHLANEMNNIKWIVFDLPGSHKQRQADDSIPTFCKLINEVLMDQQIKQAHFIGNSLGAWAIQAFATMFPHKVQSLVLLDGGHYFLGECGEEHEDIELASNIESFEDIHSAVHELAHSMTHLEKEAYENFEQYFLGNYILHNGFYAHHCDEIAYNSLSKELLTKNYCLKQAEIPIQLVIADASADDFSKSKAHDFIKQFLHAHVCFLEHGQHYLPLTNTTKLAAILRSFYELYSGGIFKNESTY comes from the coding sequence ATGTGGACAATTTATGGAGATACGACCAGTTCAATGGCGATAGTTGCCATCCCTGCTTTAGGTGAGCGGAAAGAAATGTTTATTCATCTGGCAAATGAAATGAACAATATAAAATGGATTGTTTTTGATTTACCCGGTAGTCATAAGCAACGACAAGCAGATGATTCAATACCAACATTTTGTAAATTAATCAATGAGGTTTTGATGGATCAGCAAATAAAACAAGCCCATTTTATCGGAAATTCATTGGGCGCATGGGCGATTCAAGCATTCGCTACCATGTTCCCACATAAGGTTCAGTCACTTGTGTTATTAGACGGTGGGCATTATTTTTTAGGGGAATGTGGTGAGGAACACGAAGACATAGAACTTGCTTCCAATATTGAATCTTTCGAGGATATCCATAGCGCAGTTCATGAATTAGCTCATTCTATGACCCATTTGGAAAAGGAAGCATATGAGAATTTTGAACAATATTTTTTAGGAAATTATATTTTACATAATGGCTTTTATGCACATCATTGTGACGAAATAGCCTACAATTCTCTTTCTAAAGAACTTTTGACTAAAAATTACTGTTTAAAACAAGCTGAAATTCCGATACAGCTTGTTATAGCTGATGCTTCAGCAGATGATTTTTCTAAATCAAAAGCACATGATTTTATAAAGCAATTCCTCCATGCCCATGTTTGCTTTCTTGAACATGGACAACATTATTTACCATTAACAAACACGACAAAACTTGCTGCTATATTGAGAAGTTTTTATGAACTATATTCAGGAGGAATATTCAAAAATGAATCAACCTATTAA
- a CDS encoding DUF2785 domain-containing protein, with the protein MNQPIKVLEQISNKSFNPNFENLDQLLSYMLNNIGNPDPYIRDTLIYSGFCELILNDHLTDSQLIFIAETCCDDAHLYFNINEQQSDAVLTRSFSALAIQLVLYKDQSERFLPQPLAIQILTKSIDYLKFEYDYRGYIENKGWAHSVAHGSDLLARAVSHPLFDEVSSLDAVLTIVQKCLQTDYAYIDEEDERMMPIFDALCEKGLSDDSLKYWLQKLQQSRHEDDLKHYRMHWNIKKFMYTLFAHCVRNGKNEQTTNWIYSEYICVK; encoded by the coding sequence ATGAATCAACCTATTAAAGTACTAGAACAAATAAGTAATAAATCATTTAATCCTAACTTTGAAAATCTAGATCAATTACTCTCTTATATGTTAAACAATATCGGTAATCCCGATCCATACATTCGAGATACCCTCATTTACAGCGGCTTTTGCGAGCTCATTTTAAATGATCATCTTACGGATTCACAGCTTATTTTCATTGCGGAAACTTGTTGTGATGATGCGCATCTTTATTTCAACATCAACGAACAGCAAAGTGATGCGGTGCTGACGCGTTCCTTTTCAGCACTTGCTATTCAACTCGTGTTATACAAAGACCAAAGCGAACGATTTTTACCGCAACCATTGGCAATACAAATACTCACTAAAAGCATCGATTACTTAAAATTCGAGTACGATTACCGTGGTTATATTGAAAACAAGGGCTGGGCGCATAGTGTGGCACACGGGAGTGATTTACTTGCTCGGGCGGTTTCCCATCCCTTATTTGATGAAGTTTCCTCATTAGATGCCGTGCTTACTATCGTGCAAAAATGTTTGCAAACCGATTATGCCTATATCGACGAGGAAGACGAGCGCATGATGCCTATTTTCGATGCCTTATGCGAAAAAGGGCTTTCCGACGATTCTTTAAAATATTGGCTTCAAAAGTTACAGCAATCAAGACATGAAGATGATTTAAAGCATTATCGCATGCATTGGAATATTAAAAAATTCATGTATACGCTTTTTGCCCATTGCGTTCGAAACGGAAAAAATGAGCAAACAACGAACTGGATTTATTCGGAATATATTTGTGTGAAATAA
- a CDS encoding ABC transporter ATP-binding protein, translating into MTVLSATNVTKRFGRFTALDGVNMELKKGEVFGFIGPNGAGKSTAIRVLLGILKATEGDVKIFGLDAWKDAVEIHNRIAYVPGDVNLWPNLTGGEVIDLLMKMRGAIDKGRLQALIEKFNLDTTKKCRTYSKGNRQKVALIAAFASDADLYILDEPTSGLDPLMEMIFQQCVLDAKKAGKTVLLSSHILSEVEKLCDRVGIIRQGKMIETGTLEELRHLTRTNFFIETKQPVTDLATIKGVYNIQKQERVLTFQTDSDALDAVIKHISSFGIVRLESAPPTLEDLFMRHYEESSDESGGVS; encoded by the coding sequence ATGACCGTATTAAGCGCAACGAATGTAACGAAAAGGTTTGGCCGTTTCACCGCATTAGATGGTGTCAATATGGAATTGAAGAAAGGAGAGGTTTTTGGATTTATTGGTCCGAATGGTGCCGGAAAATCAACCGCGATTCGTGTGCTGCTCGGTATTTTAAAGGCGACGGAAGGAGACGTAAAAATTTTTGGGCTGGATGCTTGGAAGGATGCCGTTGAAATCCATAATCGCATTGCCTATGTACCGGGAGATGTCAATTTATGGCCGAACTTAACGGGTGGTGAGGTCATTGATTTATTGATGAAAATGCGTGGTGCAATCGATAAAGGCCGACTACAAGCGCTGATTGAAAAATTCAATCTCGACACGACTAAAAAATGCCGAACGTATTCAAAAGGAAATCGCCAAAAAGTAGCGTTAATTGCGGCCTTTGCCTCAGATGCAGACCTCTATATTTTAGATGAGCCGACTTCAGGGCTGGACCCATTAATGGAAATGATTTTTCAGCAATGTGTGCTCGATGCCAAAAAAGCAGGGAAAACCGTTTTACTGTCCAGCCATATTTTATCTGAGGTTGAAAAGCTATGTGACCGAGTCGGCATTATTCGCCAAGGGAAAATGATTGAAACCGGTACATTAGAGGAGCTACGCCATTTAACACGTACCAATTTCTTTATCGAAACAAAACAACCGGTAACAGACCTAGCCACGATAAAAGGTGTCTATAATATTCAAAAGCAAGAGCGCGTGCTTACGTTCCAAACGGATTCGGATGCACTCGATGCGGTCATTAAGCATATTAGCTCATTTGGTATTGTTCGATTAGAAAGCGCACCGCCCACTTTGGAGGATTTATTCATGCGTCATTATGAGGAGAGCTCTGATGAATCAGGGGGTGTTTCATAA
- a CDS encoding ABC transporter permease, which produces MAKHLYKNTGQLVRSMMKRDRIRLPIWIGSLTLLTFTVALSFSELFPTKQEQQALAETMKNPAMTAMVGPGYGLENYTAGAMMAHQMLLFTAIAVAIMSILQVTRHTRAAEEDGQIEMIRSLPTGRLSPLLAAMLVLFATNIVLAFVIGFGLSAFTIEGMSLEGSLLFGAALGATGLFFTALTAVFAQLSESSRGTIGLSFGVLIFAYLLRAIGDISNETLSWLSPFGWVVGSQVFVNNVWWPIALTVGITILLALLALYLNATRDLGAGLLPAKPGSAHASAFLQGPLGLLLKLQRTALIAWAIGIFILGASYGSVLGDLESFMEDIDIMGEILAPMKGGSLTEQFVMMILSIMAMLCTIPVLMTTLKLIGEERKKRTEHFLSRAISRTRLMGSALIISILTSFGMLSLAAIGLWSASAVVLKDGISFGDIFSGAIVYFPALWVMIGLAVLLIGVLPRATGFIWLYLTYSFLVDYLQGLLNLPQWMRDITPYGHIPQYPMEDLNVWTLAVLFFIGAGLMLIGFIGYNRRDIEG; this is translated from the coding sequence ATGGCGAAGCATTTGTATAAAAATACAGGGCAATTAGTGCGTAGTATGATGAAAAGAGACCGGATTCGTCTTCCTATTTGGATTGGCTCTTTGACACTGCTGACATTTACGGTTGCTCTTTCATTTTCAGAGCTTTTCCCTACGAAGCAAGAGCAGCAGGCATTAGCGGAAACGATGAAAAATCCTGCAATGACGGCGATGGTAGGTCCTGGATATGGCCTAGAAAATTATACGGCTGGCGCTATGATGGCCCATCAAATGCTACTTTTTACAGCGATAGCCGTTGCCATTATGAGCATTTTACAGGTGACGCGCCATACAAGAGCAGCTGAAGAGGATGGGCAAATTGAAATGATCCGCTCCCTTCCAACAGGGCGTTTATCTCCTTTACTCGCCGCCATGCTCGTATTATTTGCTACAAATATTGTGTTAGCGTTTGTCATTGGTTTTGGATTATCGGCTTTCACGATTGAAGGCATGAGCTTAGAAGGTTCACTGTTATTTGGTGCTGCTTTAGGGGCTACAGGTCTTTTTTTCACCGCGCTTACCGCCGTATTTGCGCAGCTTTCAGAAAGTTCTCGCGGGACAATTGGTTTATCCTTTGGCGTATTAATTTTCGCTTACCTCCTACGTGCGATTGGAGATATTAGCAATGAAACACTGTCTTGGCTTTCCCCATTTGGTTGGGTAGTCGGCTCACAAGTATTTGTCAATAATGTTTGGTGGCCCATTGCACTTACGGTTGGAATCACCATCCTTCTTGCACTGCTCGCGCTTTATTTAAATGCGACCCGTGATTTAGGTGCCGGCTTACTACCAGCCAAGCCAGGGAGCGCGCATGCATCCGCCTTTTTGCAAGGTCCACTTGGATTACTGCTCAAACTGCAGCGAACAGCACTCATTGCATGGGCAATCGGCATTTTTATACTCGGTGCCTCCTATGGCTCGGTGTTAGGTGATTTAGAATCCTTTATGGAAGACATTGATATTATGGGCGAAATTTTAGCACCGATGAAAGGCGGCTCATTAACAGAGCAATTTGTGATGATGATTCTTTCGATTATGGCCATGCTCTGTACCATTCCCGTTTTGATGACCACGCTCAAGCTCATTGGAGAAGAACGAAAGAAACGTACGGAGCATTTTCTCAGTCGCGCCATCTCTCGTACACGGTTAATGGGCAGTGCCTTAATCATTTCGATACTGACGAGCTTTGGCATGCTGTCACTTGCTGCGATTGGACTTTGGTCAGCGAGTGCCGTCGTTTTGAAAGATGGGATTTCATTCGGTGACATTTTCAGTGGGGCCATCGTTTATTTCCCTGCGCTTTGGGTGATGATTGGACTTGCGGTACTGCTCATTGGCGTGCTACCAAGAGCAACAGGCTTTATTTGGCTCTACTTAACGTATTCCTTCCTCGTTGATTATTTACAAGGGCTGCTAAATTTACCGCAATGGATGCGTGATATCACGCCATACGGGCATATCCCTCAATATCCGATGGAAGATCTGAATGTATGGACACTAGCTGTTCTATTCTTCATCGGCGCTGGTCTTATGCTGATTGGTTTTATTGGCTATAATCGACGGGATATTGAAGGGTAA